TTGTCGGCGACCTCGCGAAAAAGTCGTGACTCCCGTCACCTCTGGAATCCAGCACGGagcttttgctgctgctccggctgctgctgctccggctGAGCGATTCTACTTAGGTACAAGGTTAATGAATCTATTGTTTCATTAACGACGATTGCAAAACCACAGATGATGGCGTGAACATGAATACCGTGCCTCGAGTTACTTGCGATTCATCCGACACTTTTTCTGAACTGAATTCTcactcacgaaaaaaaaacaagtgaagaCTGACGTCATCCCGCGGTCCGGTTTATTAATCCACCCCGCGTCTCATAGCGGTGCGACAAATGGCAAACGTCAAGAATGGATTACATAAAATTGAATAAGCCACCACCTTATTGCATTATAAAACGGCACGGTCGTAGTCTTTTATCAGAAGAAGATTATAAGCTGCACGCGCCTgctgaattttgaaatgtcgTAATCGTTGCGACTTGTCGGCAAGTCGGCGGATCAAGttgcgggaaaaaaagaaaaaaatcattccccCATCGCCCCCCGTTGGAATGTTTCGTGTCACTTTTGCGGTGTAGCCCAATTCCCGTAAACATATTTTCACTTTCCAGTTGCATTTTGACCTACCTTCATATTGAGGACGCTTTTTACTCTCTTaaaagtgtgtgtgttcaatcatttctctttcgtgTCTCGAGAATCATTATTACAAGcgtcaatcaaaataaacatTACAATTGATATTCTTGGTATGAGTTGACTATCTTGTATGTACTCTCgtcggcaaaaaaaaatgcataacGCAATCAAATGCTCCGGGTGGTGTTTCACTCGGTCAGATACATCTGAATATATTAGATCAATATGTCGAGTGtggaaacaaacacacacacaaaaaataaagagtgttttttctctgtttttaaATGGACGTGCGTACCGCAATAACACACAGAGCGAAGGAGAGGTTTTTTGGAACCAACGCAGAGGGTTGGGAGAGAGTGTGTAGGCGGGCAGAAAACGTTTGTACGGGCGGGAttgtggagagagagaaagaaaaaagaaccgggTTGCTTCTTGCAAGGACGGGCGTAGAGCTTGTCAGGAGGGGAGGTGGGAATCAAAGAAGTCaggagagaagaaggagggtACCAACAAAAACGGGCGGCTATAGGAGCTGCTCGGCCGGGGTCCTACACGACTCCACAGTTGGCTCCCAAGTTGTTTGTTAGTCGGCTAGAACGTCCAAGCTAGAACAGTTGCTCTTCAGTCGCCGTAGCCGCCTGACGGGTTTCTCGCTCCTCACACAACTTCCAAGGTGAGTTGTTTGctgattcttttttgatttcaaatttactacgtttcctcttcttcttcttttctccttctgaTTTTCACTGTTTCCACTTTTGAACAATTTGCTATTGCCACACTTAAAGTGAATTTGTATCGCGAGTTAGTGTCGACCATTCGGATTGGATTTCCATTAAGGTAATGGGGTTTAGTTGTATAGAGGGTAGTAACGTGATGTGATTGGGCAATCCAGTTGGACTTGACCTTGTCTCGGCGTCCAGTTATGCAAATCTCTTCACGTTCGATCGaagctagtaaaaaaaaaaaggaaaacaaaacgatcCGAAAGAGCAGCGTGGGTCTCCAAGTCTGACCATTTCCTTCGCCATATTTGGCGCGGTACATAGAAAAAGAGATCCGTCCCGCGGGCGCCATCCAGCCAGACTCGatttcgtctctctctctctctgcgggAATCggggtctctttttttttattattatgcagCACAGCTAAACGTGTCTATGTCAAGGACTCTATGTCGGGATTCTATTATCCCCATTTCGAaatgattcattttgttttttaatggattttctttctttttttttcgaatttcgtttttcttttttaattaacacttttgagaaatttcatttactgGGAAATGAAtgaggagaggggggggggaagagttTCGCATCACGGCCCAGTGAAAGAATTCCGAGCCAGATAGGGGCGGGTTAAGAATAGCCAGTACTACACAGTGTCTCAGCTGGAGGTCGGAAATATCGTTGCGTTGATGCTCTACATTTTGAAATAGGGTTCGTGGCTGTGTGTTATTTCGTCTTGGACTCCTTCATGCCTCCcgctcccttttttttctttcttacccCATGTGGAAATGTGATAGTCCATCAACAttaattttccttgtttggttcattttcgatttttagtttttgattttctacaAGTCGCCAAACCAAACCCAGCAGAAATGGACGCcatcaagaagaaaatgcaGGCGATGAAAGCCGAGAAGGATAACGCGATGGATCGCGCCGATACTTGCGAACAGCAATCGCGAGATGCCAACCTCCGCGCTGAAAAGGTtcaatcaaaaacatttttgccggatgaaaaagaaatgacaacATTTGCGTCTCTCGTTCTATTCATGTTCCGTCGCCAATTGACCTCAATCAACGGGAAATGAATCATCCAGTCCGAGGAAGAGGTACGCGCTCTCCAGAAAAAGATGCAGCAGTTGGAGAATGACCTGGATCAGGCCCAGGAAAATCTTTTGGCCGCCAACTCCAAGCTGGAAGAGAAAGACAAAGCCCTCCAAACCGTGAGTTCTCTCTATTAAATACGTCTCTCTCCCGTTATCACACAAGGAAATCTCACCCTGATGGAAGAGAAAAGGCcatttgaacgaaaaagaaaaagggggaaactaAAAAAGCTACCggaattttgtcattttgttccttttgtGACGGACGGACGCCGCCGTCTGGGAGAATTCTTAACAGAGACAgaaggaagagagaaagacattagagggaaagaaaagaaaaaactttcactTTTGATTCATCTAGCGCGTTTCTTTTAACAACTTCTCCTCTACACTGACTCACCTTGGcccgaaaaaaccaaaacaaagatttatttttcttcttcatcttctgtCTCTCCCCTTTACGCTGCAAGATCTCAATCGATGGGGTTTTCGTGTCGTTCCCATGCGGGataaagttgtgtgtgtgcgaccCGTCCGCATACAGGCAATAGGGAAATGAGGACATGGAAAAAACATTCCTGACGTATTTTAGTCGAATTTTTCTGGACAAGGAAAGGATATGTGTACGgcgaaaaacccaaaacattATTATCGTCTCATTCCGGTGCATTTTTGCTGAAGCGCTAAACACGCTAAAAGAGGAGCGGCCAGCGCTAAAAGTAGACTGGGCTGCTCCAGTCactctcgtttcttttttcttttctttacgtTCCAAACTGCTTTTGCTCTGTTGGACGATCTTGGTTTCTCGGGCCTTATATGGGCCGCCGTACACGCCCGTCTGCTATACACACTGCGGCATATGTGCAAGACTTGACGTCAGCGGAAACTCAATGGCGTTAGATGGCGTTCGATTCACTTTTCGGGGATTCTATTCTTAGAAATCATGTCCAAGTGTCGGGGGAAGGGGGGTTAGCTGCGCCCTAGAGCCTCTTGCCAGTGTTTTTCATCGTCCAATCGGTCGGGCGATGATGAAAggccggaaaaaaaatccacaagaagaaatagtttCTCGTCTAGTTTCATCGGCGCAAGATTGCCGTTGATccgcttttttcaaaattgttgcGTTTGGCGCGCCACCAGTCTGGTCGTTCAAGTTCATATTTCCTTCGACAGAGGGCGTTAATGTATCGCCCCGCATATTTTCAACCTGGTGTGCAACAGTGTCGTCTATCTGTTATGTGTCTACGTGGCCGCTAGCTCCCAGTGTGTTTTGGTGGGAGGGTTATAGTTATAcagtagagaaagagagaaacgggaaaatttctttttctttttttccgccgGGGATTGGAGACGTCCcgaaaaagtcgaaaataGAGAAGGCAACTGCCGTCCGTTGGTGGTGGGGTCTAGTCCAACTTCCCCCCCAGCACAACAACATCACCCACAACACACGTAACAGACGAAAAAGGCTGGCCTCGTGCTACAgccctcccccctcctttcGAGAGTGTTAAgacgaagtaaaaaaaaaagaaaaagagaaaaggagaaaattggGCAACAgttcaacaactttttcctaCTAGTCGGGTGTTGTTACATTTGGTGGTGCTGCGCGGGCGTCTGTTTTCATAGAttcacgacaacaacaacaacatacgacgacaacaacaagaaagtgTGTGATTGCAGAACATTCCGGCCATTTATCGAATCCATTTAGCGACTtttaacaacagcaacaacaacaacaaccaaatatGCTGGTAGTAGTGGACAACAACATTGCGAGTGCTGCTGCCAACATGATGGATGGAACAGCTGAGGAACAGAATCTGACGGGAGAATTATCAAGGAGCGACGCCCTGTCGACTCGTCCGTCAGTGGCCGTCTCGCGGGCCGTTCAACAACTTTTGGAGCGACACGGCCTGGCTGGCCGTCCTTCGACTGTTAATAACGGGAACGTGACGGTCGGAGCGTTCGTtcaagtcaacaacaacaacaacaacaccaactgtttgttgttgcaacCTCCTGATGTCGCCGTCGGCGCCGGTGTCGAGTCAGAATCCGATTTGGACTCGGATTCCGAGCCGCGGTTCAGACCCGATCCGATCGGAGGCAACCGGCACAGCAACAGTCTCGATGCCGGCTGTCATCCGGCCATGATGGACGACGACCAGGTCGACTTGAACGgcaacagccaacaacaagaggagcagcagcagcagcagcaacaacaaggaGCCGATGCTGAGACGGAAGAATTATCGAAATTACGATGTCAGAGCGTCCGGACGGAAGTGCTGGCGGAGAAATTCCGGCGTAAGAATCGATGCGCCGATTACCCGGGATTCGGTTTCGCTTCGTCCGTTTTCAGTTCGGACACGATGATGAAATTCAACATAATCAAAAACGAATTGCACAATATCATGAATAATCAGCTTAAACGGGTTAgtcgatttttcaaaaaaacccCACCGTGACTCTGCtcgtgtgtgtgggtgggttTGATATCAATTCCCACTCACGATTCAAAACTCTCCctactctcttctctctcctgtgTAGTTGTTACATACAGTCGACAACACATTTGTAATCTTATCAAATTTTATGGCCCAACAGCCACGGATATCCGCCCAATCACGACCTTTTCGTTCGGTTAGAAAATGACGAGACTCTGAAGACTGTCGACGTTTCTTAGTGCtgccatttctctctctcgcattACACAATGCCTTACATAGAgatacgaaaagaaaatgcagtTGCACCAAAAACCAATTGGAAGAGATCCGAGTCTGTGTGCACTGCACGAGAGAGTCCCGATTTTCGTCTCCCGGAGGCACgccacctctctctctctccccttctgggagagttctctttttttttttttaaataatattttattttaaaaaagaaaataccgaatatttatttttattatttcttttttcttgtctcacCATACACGGGCATGTGAGgggaaagtggatgactgcgAAAAGAAGGTCATCGTTCCCAGCACCAAACAGCagcccccctctcttcttgtCCTTCATCAGctcgaaaacaaaacacattttaaaacatcttttttcaaataaaaaaaaatagagagataATAACGATTTctttaagtttattttttaaagaaaaagccaaCCCTGGTTTGACCAAAAGGCGCGCGTGATGACCTTGTTGATTCGCCCGTTTATATCTTGTACacatcttatttctttttctttttttttgacttttggcCCTTTTGGCTTTTGTGTTACTGGTGTAGTGTCAGTCATCAACAGTCGGTGACTCACACAAACGGGGCAGACACGATCTTCCGACCGGACCCTTATACAGAcaaatctttctcttattttctttttttgaaaacactCCAAAGTCCCCCCTCCtagtgaaagagagagagaagaaaaaattcagtattataatattatttttgttgtacAACTTTTCACCGCTGAATCAGAAtcgtctgatttttttttgttgttgttgttctttccagacgaatagatttttctttctcaatcgGATGATACACAGACTCCGTGTCGCATACCATAATTGGTGCTGCGTGTGTGTCCCAAAGGAAAAGTcttttctacctttttattttaccaaggATGACGTCAGTTTTCCCCCTAGCAGACGGTCTTTTGTGACAATCGCCAAGAGAAATCGTGGTTAGAAGAAGGTTCGGAAACGGCCCGTATTTCTCGTGTCCAAATTTGGGCGTCggagaggaggaggggagTGGCTTTTTATGGTtgggccttttctctctctctatctatgcatagtgtgtgtgtgagccgagtgtgtgtatatgtgtgtgtctagctCTTGATAACCGACACGGCCAGACGATCGGTTGCTTAGTTTCGTTGCGTTCGTTCGTCTCTCGAGAGCAGGTGGTGCCCCAGCCAAGAGTTTTGTCCATTCCATTCGCCGCCATCGTCGAAAAACCATTCCACATTCACCACCCATCATTCCGTTTTCTTCGActtaaaaattccaaaagtGTGCTGGGCCTTTTAGTTGATCGAGCCACTCGAATTCAATTCTTAATTTCCCTTCAATTCTGTCCCTCAAGCCACACCAGTGGCGGCCATTAGTGTTGTGTGTCGGCGTATATAACCAAACATCTCGACAAACATTCCTAAAGGGGTCCCCACCCACACCGTATAGTCTCCAACAAACCAGATTGGCATTTAGTTAAAATTTCTGCTCGTAAATCCATCCATtccacaaaacacacaaaaatgtcgTCCCAACAAGGCACACTGCTCGAcgtgttgaagaagaagatgcgtCAAACGAAAGAAGAGGCCGAAAAGTATCAAGAAGAAGCCGAAGAGTACAGGAAAAAGTTACAGATTGAAATTAGACGAAGGGAAGAAGTGAGTTTTGGTTCGCTgccatttttaatttccaacttttttttttttttctttttccaattcttttgaataattttttctcgTCGAATTTTTTCTACTCTTTTCAAATGCCCATTTCCACGTTTGGATTTTTAGAGCtggttatttttcattctctacgtgtgtgtgtgtgtgtacgtttAAGGCGTGGTAATGAACAGGATGGGTGTTTGCCCGGCTCGGAATCACTGTTGCAGAAAACACTGTCTGGTTGTCATTTTCAttctatgctgctgctgctgctgctgctgctgccatttcCTCTTTGGAAAATCTATTCGAAATGTGTTGTTCACAACTTTTCtccgagacacacacacatacaaaaaacCACCGGTGAACGAGAGTGCGTGAGCTAGAGAGAATATACgggctttctctctcccaacacacacactgctGCCATGCCATGCCTTATATGGACATGTAACTTTGGTTAAGGCTTGGGGAGTCTGTGGGTCGAGAGGTCCCTAGTCTGTGGCCTCGGCTCAACAGCTTCTAAACATGGGcaactttattttatatattccttttctctctcccttgttTGAATCTCGTCATTCTTATTCATCTCCCCCCACCTTTTGCCTCTTCTTTCCAGATCCATTTTTCATCGGCGATAGGATCTTGAGaaacgtcttttttcttttttcgaaattttcccaattttccCCATCTCTTTGGGTTGTTGATTACCGAATTGATATTTTACATGCTTATCATTTCAGCGGCTCTTATAGCGAGACACGTACACTTTTCTTCCGGTGTAATCTTTCAGCGACTGATGaaatcttatcttttttcttggcttcaTAATCCAGGCTGAAGGAGAAGTCGCTGGCCTCAACCGTCGCGTCCAGCTGCTCGAGGAAGATTTGGAGCGCAGTGAGGAGCGTTTGAACACCGCCACCACCAAGTTGGCCGAAGCCTCTCACTCAGCTGATGAATCAGAACGGTAATTCCCGTCTAATCATTTCCACATTTCTTATCCAAAAGATTATGTGATAAAGACAGACTCTGTGAGTATCTATATATCTAAGGGGGTATGTTTATTATATTCCCGTTTGCATATGCTTATCACTttgtacaaaacaaaaatttttatagaaaaatccTTGCCGGATGTTCTTTCTCTGTtgacaacagaaaaaattggGGCCGGAGGGGTCATTAATGACACAGTTTCCAAAGTTCAGGTTCATTAAGCGGGATGTAGGGTCGATTGAGTTTCACTCCGACGCGGGCTGTAAGTCTTTTACCAGCACGTTCGtgagttttttctcttttttttttgttctgccTGCGTTTGTACCCAATGTGTCCTTTGCATGCTCCTGTTTCCCCTTTTGTGTACGGACCACCGTACGAAATAATGACGGGTGATATAACCCCTCCCCCCCTCGATAGTTTTACCTGATGGATCGCCATCGTTCTCCGTAACGAATGCTATAGAGCTTttgctgctctctctctctcccttttgaCTTCCCCTTTTGATGGCTCCTGatgataaaaacaaagaaaagaggcGCACGCCAGTCCGCATGATGATACCTTTTGTTTGacgttgtttgtttctttttcttgttattcaCCCTACTGTGAAGCATCCGCAAAGCATTGGAGAACCGTACTAACATGGAGGACGACCGTGTGGCCATACTGGAAGCTCAAGTAGCACAAGCCAAACTGATTGCCGAGGAAGCCGACAAGAAATACGAAGAGGTATAATTATACACATGAAAATTATTCACGTCAAAAAATGGATGTGTCATGGATGCTTAAACTCTTTGCTCAAGTGATTAATGACTTTTGCAATTTTTAGATACGCAGGGGAAAAACCCACCCATCATTATCATCGTTCACTCTGTTtagtttttacatttttggatGGGGACAGTGTGTGTCTTGTTTGTTGAGGATAGAATTAAGTTGATAATTTTCTCCCCCAAACTCGCAGTATGCGCAAGGTGTTGGAGAACCGCAGCCTCTCCGATGAGGAGCGCATGGACGCGTTGGAAAATCAGTTGAAAGAAGCCCGCTTCCTGGCTGAAGAGGCTGATAGGAAGTACGACGAGgcaagtgaaacaaaaatcctcccccaaaattagGCAAACAGATTTTTGAGAGAGATAATATTCCATTTGCgagtagaaaaaaagttccttttatgtagaaaatgaattttcgtgTCTTGATGTCCCGTTTTGGGCGACTTGAGAAAGAACGATGATGACcactggttgttgttgttgttgatcacgtagaaactaaaaaaggaatgagATGAGACTATGtgtaggaaacaaaaaaaaaaaaagaaccaaattaAGAAACAATGGATTGATGGTGCTTGTGTGAACCACAGGTGGCCCGTAAGCTGGCCATGGTTGAGGCGGATTTGGAGCGTGCTGAAGAGCGCGCCGAAACCGGTGAAACGTAAGACTTGTATCTCCTTTTAGCCCAGACTTTTATGTCTATCCCCTCCGCGTTTACACCGTCCAGCATCTAGAGCATGGTActacatccatccatccacccACTGTTCCCACCAGATGGCATGCGTTCGCGTTATTAAcccagatttgttttttcgctCTTTAGTGAGCGGTCATTTGTTGTGTTTCACtaattcaaaatcatttgGATGTTTTACAGGagcgattaaaaaaaattctcagcCCTGTCGTCCTGTTATGTGCATCTGTGTCTTAAATATTAACCCACTAGAAGAATGATAATTTAccaattttgtcttttatctCTCGCCCCTTTCCCATATTTGCCTGCCTTGTTGGACCTgcacgatgatgatgatgatgatgtaggTTGCTCGCAAACTGGTCATGTTGGAAGCGGATTTGGAACGTGCCGAAGAGCGCGCGGAGCAAGGCGAATCGTAAGTGCATGCGCACGTTTGTTTATATCCTCTTGCCTTCCTTTTCCGactttgtttgtgtgtgaccAGGTCCACATTAAACAATCACCGGAAGATGAccatttttcgttgttttgcACGTGATTCCTACCCGCCCCTTCatacatcccccccccccccctactcTTTCCCATCTCACCTTCCTTCGTACTGTATTCACTTTCCCAGACTTTGCTGACGTTATCcggtttcaatttttacaggAAAATCGTGGAGCTTGAAGAAGAGTTGCGCGTCGTCGGTAACAACCTCAAGTCCCTGGAAGTGTCCGAAGAGAAGGTATCCCACTCGCTTTCGAGACttgattcattaatttttatcaaaaagttttttctacCTTTACCTTTCATCAagtatttttacatttaaacatttaattagTCTTTAAGCTCCCGTAAAAATAATCATAGAAAACAGTAAggttattttgtgtgtgtcaaatGACTCTTGTCGTGACGCGATTGGCTCATTGCCCTGAAATAGGCCAACCAACGCGAGGAAGCTTACAAGGAGCAGATCAAGACGCTCACGACCAGGATGAAGCAGGTAgactaaagagaaaaagaaaagagagaaatatcaTCACAACATCACATGGcacataatttttgttttgtgcctGGCCAGGGGCATGAGAGTTCGCGTTTGTTTGACGACACTTATTAGTATACGATATTTTACCccttatatttattattatataacacCCGTGTGTTTTGTCGTacaagattttgttttaaaataatttagttaTCCTGTAGTTTATTTTTGCACGGATTGACTTGATTTCTCACCCGCTTGCGTTTGTGTTTGTTCGTCATGACTTAATTTTAGGCCACTGCCCGGGAAGAATCGTACGAACTTCAAATCAAGACACTCTCCTCACGGCTTAAAGAGGTATGCACTACACACAATCACCTTTCACTATTTTTtcagtggggaaaaaaaattattgcctTTTCTAGTCGATGAAAAACGCCCTAAACTCAATCCCTGGGTTCttataaaaaacaagtttttgttATCGATATGATCGAATTATCTATACATAAATTCAGTGGTTTAGCATATATTTGAGTGTCCTGGATTTATGGGGTCACAGCCAAAAAGGTTTGCCAGCTGTCTTTTCCAGCTTGCTATAGTCGTTTCTTCTCagtttttgtgtgttatttaTATTTCGTGTTGCATTGTTAAAAGAAGGCCTGTCTTATGCATGCCCTGGCAAAGCCCAACACACGTACAcgcacaagacacacacatacacatttattctatttttgttgAGTGAAAACGACTTACCATGATTATTTTCGTCACAGGCTGAAGCCCGCGCCGAATTCGCCGAACGTTCAGTGCAGAAATTGCAGAAGGAAGTCGACCGACTGGAGGGTATAATCATTTTCCGTTTTTATCTACcgttaaaagtttttttttttccttttttatttctttcgtttttatttatttttaattcaccaaatttttttaaagctttgATTTCGTGCCgtcgaacatttttttttctttatctcttgacttaaaaaaagaacaaaaccaaaaagtaaaacaaaaacgattTCTTATCAAATTTTCCATATAAAGCATGTTTCCGCGTCTACTCCAGCATGAATTGCGAtttcagtttgaatttttaaatttccttttatagttttttttatttattttttttacataagtGATAATTTGCCTTAAGTGGCGCATGTTTTTCTGCACGCCATCTAAAACTAAtgaatgtttttgttgtgtgtccaTCCACCTCCTCCCATCATGAATGAACGATCGTTTGTGCGCATGGGTTTTCGGATGAGCAGACGACATGCTCGCCCAAAAGGAGAAGAACAAACTTCTGCAAGAAGAGATGGAGTCCACACTCCAAGACATCCAGAATATGTAATACCTTTCCTGCATGCGCGCCTGTCAATGTTTCACATCTAGCCAACAGGTTataatctctctttttttttttaaacaaaaaagtattgttttgttttccctttcttcttttgatttttcctttattcCATTTGGATCAATCACTAAGCGACGATGAAGCattcccaaaatataaaaatgtattcattttttttcttttcaccacTGCAtcacttttccttttgtcgCCACACCACAAAAAGAACCCGGTCTCGCGTCCAATTTTTCTTAGTTTAGTTGAGGcaccgtttttattttagatgtTTCAAGAAGTAACTAACATttgaatctctctctctctttgtgcCACTTTACTAACACGCTGCTTTTGACGAACGGATTCGTAATGGATCAGACGCGTTGATCACATCGAAGGATGAGTACAACACACTCTACCGTGAAATCGACTGCACCTTTTCAAACATTAAGAAATATTAATTGGTTTTGTGTATTATTGCAATAACGTCCAATGCGgttaaattcctttttatattttacaagattttttttttttttgcttttcaaagaaaattaaattttaggtTAAAGCTTAAAG
This DNA window, taken from Daphnia pulex isolate KAP4 chromosome 2, ASM2113471v1, encodes the following:
- the LOC124188778 gene encoding tropomyosin-like isoform X10 — protein: MDAIKKKMQAMKAEKDNAMDRADTCEQQSRDANLRAEKSEEEVRALQKKMQQLENDLDQAQENLLAANSKLEEKDKALQTAEGEVAGLNRRVQLLEEDLERSEERLNTATTKLAEASHSADESERIRKALENRTNMEDDRVAILEAQVAQAKLIAEEADKKYEEVARKLVMLEADLERAEERAEQGESKIVELEEELRVVGNNLKSLEVSEEKATAREESYELQIKTLSSRLKEAEARAEFAERSVQKLQKEVDRLEDDMLAQKEKNKLLQEEMESTLQDIQNM
- the LOC124188778 gene encoding tropomyosin-like isoform X8, which codes for MDAIKKKMQAMKAEKDNAMDRADTCEQQSRDANLRAEKSEEEVRALQKKMQQLENDLDQAQENLLAANSKLEEKDKALQTAEGEVAGLNRRVQLLEEDLERSEERLNTATTKLAEASHSADESERMRKVLENRSLSDEERMDALENQLKEARFLAEEADRKYDEVARKLAMVEADLERAEERAETGETKIVELEEELRVVGNNLKSLEVSEEKATAREESYELQIKTLSSRLKEAEARAEFAERSVQKLQKEVDRLEDELVHEKEKYKSIADEMDTTFVELAGY
- the LOC124188778 gene encoding tropomyosin-like isoform X3, with the translated sequence MLVVVDNNIASAAANMMDGTAEEQNLTGELSRSDALSTRPSVAVSRAVQQLLERHGLAGRPSTVNNGNVTVGAFVQVNNNNNNTNCLLLQPPDVAVGAGVESESDLDSDSEPRFRPDPIGGNRHSNSLDAGCHPAMMDDDQVDLNGNSQQQEEQQQQQQQQGADAETEELSKLRCQSVRTEVLAEKFRRKNRCADYPGFGFASSVFSSDTMMKFNIIKNELHNIMNNQLKRAEGEVAGLNRRVQLLEEDLERSEERLNTATTKLAEASHSADESERMRKVLENRSLSDEERMDALENQLKEARFLAEEADRKYDEVARKLAMVEADLERAEERAETGETKIVELEEELRVVGNNLKSLEVSEEKATAREESYELQIKTLSSRLKEAEARAEFAERSVQKLQKEVDRLEDELVHEKEKYKSIADEMDTTFVELAGY
- the LOC124188778 gene encoding tropomyosin-like isoform X11, yielding MDAIKKKMQAMKAEKDNAMDRADTCEQQSRDANLRAEKSEEEVRALQKKMQQLENDLDQAQENLLAANSKLEEKDKALQTAEGEVAGLNRRVQLLEEDLERSEERLNTATTKLAEASHSADESERIRKALENRTNMEDDRVAILEAQVAQAKLIAEEADKKYEEVARKLVMLEADLERAEERAEQGESKIVELEEELRVVGNNLKSLEVSEEKATAREESYELQIKTLSSRLKEAEARAEFAERSVQKLQKEVDRLEDELVHEKEKYKSIADEMDTTFVELAGY
- the LOC124188778 gene encoding tropomyosin-like isoform X1, yielding MLVVVDNNIASAAANMMDGTAEEQNLTGELSRSDALSTRPSVAVSRAVQQLLERHGLAGRPSTVNNGNVTVGAFVQVNNNNNNTNCLLLQPPDVAVGAGVESESDLDSDSEPRFRPDPIGGNRHSNSLDAGCHPAMMDDDQVDLNGNSQQQEEQQQQQQQQGADAETEELSKLRCQSVRTEVLAEKFRRKNRCADYPGFGFASSVFSSDTMMKFNIIKNELHNIMNNQLKRAEGEVAGLNRRVQLLEEDLERSEERLNTATTKLAEASHSADESERMRKVLENRSLSDEERMDALENQLKEARFLAEEADRKYDEVARKLAMVEADLERAEERAETGETKIVELEEELRVVGNNLKSLEVSEEKANQREEAYKEQIKTLTTRMKQAEARAEFAERSVQKLQKEVDRLEDELVHEKEKYKSIADEMDTTFVELAGY
- the LOC124188778 gene encoding tropomyosin-like isoform X9, translated to MDAIKKKMQAMKAEKDNAMDRADTCEQQSRDANLRAEKSEEEVRALQKKMQQLENDLDQAQENLLAANSKLEEKDKALQTAEGEVAGLNRRVQLLEEDLERSEERLNTATTKLAEASHSADESERIRKALENRTNMEDDRVAILEAQVAQAKLIAEEADKKYEEVARKLVMLEADLERAEERAEQGESKIVELEEELRVVGNNLKSLEVSEEKANQREEAYKEQIKTLTTRMKQAEARAEFAERSVQKLQKEVDRLEDELVHEKEKYKSIADEMDTTFVELAGY
- the LOC124188778 gene encoding tropomyosin-like isoform X4, which encodes MLVVVDNNIASAAANMMDGTAEEQNLTGELSRSDALSTRPSVAVSRAVQQLLERHGLAGRPSTVNNGNVTVGAFVQVNNNNNNTNCLLLQPPDVAVGAGVESESDLDSDSEPRFRPDPIGGNRHSNSLDAGCHPAMMDDDQVDLNGNSQQQEEQQQQQQQQGADAETEELSKLRCQSVRTEVLAEKFRRKNRCADYPGFGFASSVFSSDTMMKFNIIKNELHNIMNNQLKRAEGEVAGLNRRVQLLEEDLERSEERLNTATTKLAEASHSADESERMRKVLENRSLSDEERMDALENQLKEARFLAEEADRKYDEVARKLAMVEADLERAEERAETGETKIVELEEELRVVGNNLKSLEVSEEKATAREESYELQIKTLSSRLKEAEARAEFAERSVQKLQKEVDRLEDDMLAQKEKNKLLQEEMESTLQDIQNM
- the LOC124188778 gene encoding tropomyosin-like isoform X7, with protein sequence MDAIKKKMQAMKAEKDNAMDRADTCEQQSRDANLRAEKSEEEVRALQKKMQQLENDLDQAQENLLAANSKLEEKDKALQTAEGEVAGLNRRVQLLEEDLERSEERLNTATTKLAEASHSADESERMRKVLENRSLSDEERMDALENQLKEARFLAEEADRKYDEVARKLAMVEADLERAEERAETGETKIVELEEELRVVGNNLKSLEVSEEKANQREEAYKEQIKTLTTRMKQAEARAEFAERSVQKLQKEVDRLEDELVHEKEKYKSIADEMDTTFVELAGY